AACCGTCTTTGACCCGTTCTTCTCTCAGAACTTCTTCTCTTAGGGAATTGTTTGACTTTGATTTGAAAAAGAATTTTTCGTTCCGCATCTTCTCAATGACACTCATATCAAACGGAACCCCCGAATCACCTGTTTCAAGTTGATCCGCCGACGTACCAGGGCGAAGATATCCATCCGCACCGTATTGTTTTACGGATTCCAGCAAAGAAGCAAACCTGCCGTCATTGAGATTGACCTTGCGGTTTTCAAAGTCAATGTACTCATTATAATCACAGCGCATCAACTCTTCCAGCATGACCTGGTCTGCGGGCATGCCAAGCATTCTAACCGGATCAGATGAATCAGAATTCTCTTGCAGAAAAGAATCTTTCTCAATTTGGAATAACTCATGATAAGAAATTTTATCTGCCGCGGCTTTTAACCTGCTTTCATCATCTCCGTGAAGGAGAGAGCTGTCGTATGCAATATAATCAAACCGATAATCCAGCGGCATTAAGTACTGGCCACCTTTATACTTCATCGCTTCGATAATATTGCTCCGATAATCCTCTTTTGCAAAATCCTTGTCCGCATCCATGTAATTCTGTAAATTTTCCAGAAGTCCACTGTCTGCATACTTGTAGAAAGGCAGGATATCCATTACAAGAAGATCCGGACCGCCTCCGCCCATCAATTCGGTATTGATCTTCCCTATGTAATCTGCTGTTTGCTGGGAATTATCCTCATCGGATCCCATTACGATTGCAATTGTTGAATTCGAATCCTCAGAGGTCTTAATCTCCGGCATTTTCCCAAAAGTTTCCACATTGATCTTTGTCCCTGGATGTTTTTCTTCAAATCCTTTCGCGGCTTTCTCAAAAAAGTCTTTATATATCATCGGATCATAGCAGGAAACTGTAATTTCTCCCGACAGCTCTTCTTCCAGCAGCTGTTCAACAGAAGCCACCTTTGACTGACCACATCCGGCAAGAGAAAATATCAGCACGAAGATGCAACTCAATGCAATTCTTTTTTTCATAACAACCTCCATCACAAAATGTTTATACTGGAGATCTTACGCTATGATTCTGTATCCTTTCTGAATCCTATCTGTAGTTTATCTGAAGCAAGGAAGTTCCATTTTAAAAACCACATCTGTCCCTTCATTTTGAAGTTCGAAGGGTACCTCTAATGTATCAAGGATTCTTTTTACAATGGTGAGTCCCAAGCCGCTGCGCCCTTCCCCCCTACTTCTGGCCTTATCCGCACGGAAAAAAGGATCAAACAGTCTTTGCTTGATTTCATCATCAATGGCAGCATTGGTATTCTTGACAATAACTCGGCAGGTTTCAGAAGTGGTTTCTGACAGCCCTGAACAGTCCTGTTCAGGTCCTGCCGCAGACCGCTCCCAACTGATAAATATCTGCTCTCCCTCAGGGGAATTTTGAATTGCATTCATCATAACATTGGAGATCACATTGGAAAACATGACTCTGTCTGTGAAACAGCTGGCAGTCGCTGGGACATCTACCATAATGCTCTGTCCCTTTTTCTCTGCCAGAGGTTCATATTCAGGAAGTAAGCTGCTGATCACATGCAATATGGCAACTTCCTCTCTTTGGGGAAGCAGGCTTTGATCTGACAGGGTTACGATCTTTAGGATTGCTGTAATAATTCTATTCTGGGTATTCATCATATTAAGACATTCCCGTAAATACTTAGGGTGGTTTTTATAATCCCCTATTCCGGCAAGCATCCCTTCCAGCAAGGCGGAAGCTGCTGCTATGGGAGTCTTCAGCTCATGGGAAGCTGCAGAAAAAAAATATCTCTGATTTTCCTCCATCTCTTTCTCGCGTCTGATCTCATTCTCCAATTCTGAAATTGTCAGTTTCAGTTTTTCATACATACGATGAACATCCTTTGCAAGCTGCCCAACTTCATCGCTTCTATGATCAGGGTGAGAAACAGTTTCCAGATTGGCCATTCTTGTTGCATCTTCTGCAAGGCGCTTAATGGGGCGCGTGATGCCTCTGGCCAAAAATACAGCTCCCAAAACGCTGAAGCAAAGAAGCAATGCCGTAACCATGAAAACCTTTCCTGCAAAGGTTTTTTTAAGATCTGCACGTTCTGTGCTGTCCGACATGCGCAGCAGGAGATCATCGTCAAGGTTCATAACCATGCTGGTGCCATAAATAGTAGCTGATGCCCCAGAAGTCGCCCCGCTGTTATCCTTTTTGATATCGATTCGTGTGTTACTGCCAGCACTTTCGCGAATGACGCCCTCAGCAGAGTCCAGCGAAGTACCGAAAAGTACAGAGGGTTCCGCGTCAAGGGGTTCTTTCTGTGTCGTCGTATAGACCACAGTACCTTCCTTTGTCTCGATACGGAACGAGTAGGATTGGTTTTTATCGTGAAAGGAATCAGCAATCTTTACAATCTTTTCCATGCTTCCTTCCTCGAGCACACTGGTCTTCAGTGGTTCAAATACTGCAGTGTACTGACGAATCTGAAGATAATTATAGTAATCGATAAACTGCTGCGCAAAGACAGCTGCCGCAACCAAGATTGTTATGACAAGAAAAGCAAGCGTATATAAAAATACCTTTCCAAAAATCCCGATTCGAACCATGCTCACTGCTCTCCTTTCAAACGATAGCCTACACCCCTGACGGTCTTGATAATATTTTCCGGCAGCTTGCCTCTAAGGTTCTTGATATGAGTATGCACAGTCCGTTCATCACCGCCGTAATCATAACCCCATAGCTTTGTTAAAAGAGATTCATGAGAGATGACCCTTCCGTTGCTGCTGGCTAACATATTCAGAATTTCAAACTCTTTCAGAGTAAGAGGTACTTCTGCTCCATCGTAGTACGCTTTGAATTCATCTATATTCAAAGCCAATTTACCGATGCAGATTTCTTTTTGAAGCAAGCCGCATCTCCTTAAAATCGCCTCAACTCTTTTAAGCATAATGTTCATAGAAAATGGCTTGACAACATAATCATCTGCTTCATTCTGAAAAGCAGTAAGCTGGCTTCGTTCGTCTGACATTGCCGTCATCATCATCACCGGCGAATTGCTGATTTTTCTATATTCTTTTAGAATCTCCTGCCCGCTTATTCCGGGGAGCAGGATATCCAGAATCAACAGATGATAATTCTTATTGAAAATCATCTCAAATGCCGTATCTCCATCCCTCGCAGTATCTACAAAATAGCCCTCATTCATCAGAAAAGATTTTAACGTCTCACAAATATGTTCATCATCTTCAACAACCATAATTTGTATATCCATGACAATCACCCCCGTTTATGGTAGCACAGGAATCTGTAGATTTGCTGAAAATCAGATGAATTCTTACAAAAAAGTGGCAACAGCACTCGGTCAGGGCCTAGGAAACAAAAAAATACTGCTGCCATACAGCCATCTTAGCCTGTATGCAGCAGGTTTCATTTTAAAAAATAAATAATACCTCTATGCTCCGTAATAGATATCTGAAAATTCTATTACGGTTGCATTAATCAGTTGCTCA
This genomic window from Clostridiales bacterium contains:
- a CDS encoding HAMP domain-containing histidine kinase, with the translated sequence MVRIGIFGKVFLYTLAFLVITILVAAAVFAQQFIDYYNYLQIRQYTAVFEPLKTSVLEEGSMEKIVKIADSFHDKNQSYSFRIETKEGTVVYTTTQKEPLDAEPSVLFGTSLDSAEGVIRESAGSNTRIDIKKDNSGATSGASATIYGTSMVMNLDDDLLLRMSDSTERADLKKTFAGKVFMVTALLLCFSVLGAVFLARGITRPIKRLAEDATRMANLETVSHPDHRSDEVGQLAKDVHRMYEKLKLTISELENEIRREKEMEENQRYFFSAASHELKTPIAAASALLEGMLAGIGDYKNHPKYLRECLNMMNTQNRIITAILKIVTLSDQSLLPQREEVAILHVISSLLPEYEPLAEKKGQSIMVDVPATASCFTDRVMFSNVISNVMMNAIQNSPEGEQIFISWERSAAGPEQDCSGLSETTSETCRVIVKNTNAAIDDEIKQRLFDPFFRADKARSRGEGRSGLGLTIVKRILDTLEVPFELQNEGTDVVFKMELPCFR
- a CDS encoding response regulator transcription factor, producing MDIQIMVVEDDEHICETLKSFLMNEGYFVDTARDGDTAFEMIFNKNYHLLILDILLPGISGQEILKEYRKISNSPVMMMTAMSDERSQLTAFQNEADDYVVKPFSMNIMLKRVEAILRRCGLLQKEICIGKLALNIDEFKAYYDGAEVPLTLKEFEILNMLASSNGRVISHESLLTKLWGYDYGGDERTVHTHIKNLRGKLPENIIKTVRGVGYRLKGEQ
- a CDS encoding carbohydrate ABC transporter substrate-binding protein, with the protein product MMEVVMKKRIALSCIFVLIFSLAGCGQSKVASVEQLLEEELSGEITVSCYDPMIYKDFFEKAAKGFEEKHPGTKINVETFGKMPEIKTSEDSNSTIAIVMGSDEDNSQQTADYIGKINTELMGGGGPDLLVMDILPFYKYADSGLLENLQNYMDADKDFAKEDYRSNIIEAMKYKGGQYLMPLDYRFDYIAYDSSLLHGDDESRLKAAADKISYHELFQIEKDSFLQENSDSSDPVRMLGMPADQVMLEELMRCDYNEYIDFENRKVNLNDGRFASLLESVKQYGADGYLRPGTSADQLETGDSGVPFDMSVIEKMRNEKFFFKSKSNNSLREEVLREERVKDGFQSFSFGGGITPGDEQNDKILGLLSGHNGNKSIQYFNALGINSNSSNKALAWAFLKYLLSEEIQSDPQMMIIGLPVNNAAREELALKIITSNYGNEASSEAKSLTAEQEKLVKRYADTVESLSDALNYWPIQDDTVKEMIHKETSRFFDGSSSSGEVAEALQKKVELYLNE